Below is a genomic region from Vibrio nitrifigilis.
GTCTAATTAAGCAACACTTAGATAAAGTGTCCTTAAATATTCACTTGTTAAAACATTCGACTAAGCAGGCAGGATTTAAGGGTAGCAACAAATACTATACGGTAGTGAACGCCCAGTTAGAATCTCGCCCTAAAGAAAGCACCGCGTGTGAATTATTGGGGATAAAAACCGACTATTGTTTTGATAAATCAGCGGATGGCGAAAACGGCAAACCACAAAAAGAAGTGGCTTGGGTGAGTTTAAATGTGCGTTCCAACCAATATAACGACAACGTTCAAGTTGACGGGGTAAATTACGGAAGTACGCCAGTTGAAATCATGCTTCCGGTAGGTAACCATCTGATAACAGTGCAAAAAGAAGGTTACCATCCATTTTCTCAAGAAATGAAAGTTGGCGCGGACCAAACTCTTAGAGCGGTATTAAGAGAGCAGGCCAATATTCTAAAACCCGGTCATAAATTTGCTGACTCATTGAAAGGTAACATAAAAACGCCGGAGATGATCACCCTGATTCGTGGTGAATACCTCATAGGAGAAGACGCTTCTCGTAAAGTAAGCCTTGATCATGCTTTCGCATTAAGCGCAACACCGATTACCGTCGGTCAGTTCGAGACATTTGTTAATCAAACTAGCTACCAAACCGATGCTGAATTGAAACACTTATGTATCTCGGTCAATAACTCTGAAGTGACTCCTGTATCAGATAGTTATTGGCGTAATCCTGGCTTTAAACAAACCAGTCAAAATCCAGTGGTATGTGTAAGTCAAAATGACGCCCGTGCTTATGCGAAGTGGCTTTCGAAACAGACAGGGTTTGATTACCGCCTACCTACTGAAATTGAGTGGGAAATTGCTGCACGCTCCGGTAGTCAGTCAGATTATTGGTGGGGAGACGACTTTGGTGCAGATAAAGCAAACACAGGTTGGGGTGGAAGCCAATGGTCGAATAAGAGTACCTCCCCTGTTGGTTCATTCACACCAAATCATCTTGGCTTTTATGACGTTGTAGGTAACGTCTGGGAATGGACAAGCGATCCAAGAGGAATGGCCAAAGGTGGAGCATGGAGCTTTTCACCAACAATGGCAAAAGCATCCAGCGAATTATTTATTGATCCCGGTACCGCAGCAAACTATTTAGGTTTTAGAGTGGTGCGTGAACTTCATTAAATAGACCCAATGTAAAAAGGAAGCAAATGCTTCCTTTTTTATTTCCAGCTCTTAATCAAGGTTAGGGTTTTACTTTATCTTCGCCCCCCTTCATATACCACTCTAAATGACGCGCTAAGGGACTTTAAGCAAAAGCATAGCCAGACATCAAAAGGCGACTTATATCATGCTTAAATTTAATTACAGAGACACAAAAAAAGCGGCCTTTTATAAATAAGCCGCTCTTTTCGCTAAATTAGGTGGATTAATGCTTACGGCGCTAAACGATCAATGTCCCAACGTTCATCTTTATCATGCGTGTAAATAAAACGGTCATGTAAGCGATGTTCTCCACCTTGCCAAAACTCGACGCTATTTGGAACAATTCTAAACCCGCCCCAAAAACTCGGCATAGGAATTTCACCTTTTGCAAACTTCTGTTTTAGCTCTAAGAATTTACCTTCCAAAATACCACGCGCGGAAATTCGACTACTTTGATGGCTCGCAATCGCAGCAATCTGACTATCCTTTGGTCGAGAAGT
It encodes:
- a CDS encoding SUMF1/EgtB/PvdO family nonheme iron enzyme, whose translation is MRQGLPALLLALSPCFMVTSTLAEEAPSSVSAIDDALFSKNTELQDAKKTTQSQQAAYDKQQAELKDLEQQAKTLDKALNAAKAKLHEAYGKMIDDPKTDITSAKATYQSAWSDVKKNQKARLEAQQNLQELEAKLAQEKSSQRTLEQKIAALGEDKLRARADRLKQELNHPGEETVSFTNKCDVKMTLAQCASQTTELALQKAVNQYQDSLVSNASESSLIKQHLDKVSLNIHLLKHSTKQAGFKGSNKYYTVVNAQLESRPKESTACELLGIKTDYCFDKSADGENGKPQKEVAWVSLNVRSNQYNDNVQVDGVNYGSTPVEIMLPVGNHLITVQKEGYHPFSQEMKVGADQTLRAVLREQANILKPGHKFADSLKGNIKTPEMITLIRGEYLIGEDASRKVSLDHAFALSATPITVGQFETFVNQTSYQTDAELKHLCISVNNSEVTPVSDSYWRNPGFKQTSQNPVVCVSQNDARAYAKWLSKQTGFDYRLPTEIEWEIAARSGSQSDYWWGDDFGADKANTGWGGSQWSNKSTSPVGSFTPNHLGFYDVVGNVWEWTSDPRGMAKGGAWSFSPTMAKASSELFIDPGTAANYLGFRVVRELH